Sequence from the Chloroflexota bacterium genome:
TGGGCATATGATGGGTGCTGCCGGGGCGGTCGAGGGTATGGCTTGTGTCTTGGCTATTCGTGACCAAATTATTCCACCGACGATGAATTACCGGAACCCCGATCCTGAATGCGATTTAGACTATGTTCCGAATGTCGCCCGCCCAGCCAAAATAAATGTAGCCCTATCAAACTCGATGGGATTGGGTGGACATAACTCATGCGTCATCTTCCGCAAGTTCGAATAGGCTAGTAAGCGGGAGGATAACGATTGAAAAGCTACGCCCAGATCGTGAGTTGGGGCAGATACGTCCCCTCTAAAGTGTTAACCAACGCCGATCTGGAAAAGATGGTCGATACGTCTGACGACTGGATCCTCTCCCGTACAGGCATCGTCGAGCGTCATATTGCTGACGATAAGGAGAGCACCTCTACCCTGTCTATCAAGGCTGCCCGTGCGGCTATTGAGATGGCCGATATTCATCCCTCTAAGATTGAACTTGTGATCGTCGCCACTGTTACCCCAGACTATCTCTTTCCGGCTACCTCCTGCCTGGTACAGGACGCTCTGGGGGCAACCCAGGCCGGAGCGCTTGACCTTAATGCTGGCTGTAGCGGATTCGTCTATGGCTTGGGCATGGCCGGCGGATTGATTGCTGCCGGCCAATATAACAATATCTTGGTCATCGGGGCGGATACGCTCTCCCGTATCGTGGACTGGACCGATCGTAATACCTGTGTTCTGTTCGGCGATGGGGCTGGCGCTGTTCTCCTACAAGCGACAGATTTGCCCACTGGTGTACTCTCCTCTGTGCTCGGTTCTGATGGCTCAGGTGGTAGTCTGCTCCAGGTTCCGGCTGGAGGGAGTCGCCATCCAGCGAGCCAGGAGACTGTGCAGAATCGTTTGCATTATATGAAAATGGCTGGTAATGAGGTCTTCAAGTTCGCCGTTAACGCTATGTGCAAATCAGCCCTACAAGCCATTAAGGATGCCGGACTCTCTCCAGACGACATCGATCTTCTTATTCCCCATCAGGCTAACGCACGCATCATCCAGAGCGCGGCCAAGATGCTTAAGATACCGGGCGAAAAGGTCTATGTTAACGTTGATCGTTATGGCAATACCTCGGCTGCCTCGATCCCTATCGCCCTTTGCGATGCTATCAGTGAACAGCGTGTGAAGACCGGTGATCATCTTCTTCTTGTTGGCTTCGGTGCTGGGCTTACTTGGGCTGCGGCTGTGGTGCGGTGGGGCGTGTCGCCGCTCGTACCCACATTGCCTTGGTGGAAAACGGTACAATACAGGTATTGGGATGAAGTGTCCAGCGCTCGCTCACGCTTGCGTCGTGTGCTACGTAGGATCAGTCTATTAGGAAGGTGAATGGATGGGGTATGAAGGGAAAGTAGCTCTAATTACTGGCGCCTCCCGCGGCATAGGTCGCGCTATCGCCTTGAAACTGGCCAGCCTTGGAACCAAGATCGGCCTCAATTATCATTTAAGCGAGTCGGCAGCTAAAGAGGTGGCGGGGAGTATCGCGGCAGAAGGGGGCGAAGTGATCCTTTTACAAGGAGATGTCAGCCGGGCTGAGGAGGTTGAACGCCTAACGAATAGACTTTTAGAAAAGTGGGGCACTATGCATATCCTGGTGAATAACGCGGGCATCATCAGCGATGCCTTACTTATGCGCATGAGTGAGGAAGATTGGGATTCGGTCCTCAGTACTAACTTACGAGGGGCCTTTTTATGCACCAGGGCTGTTCTTCGCCCTATGCTGAAGCAGCGCTGGGGACGCATTATTAATATCTCTTCTGTAGCTGGGTTAAAAGGCAATCCGGGCCAAGCCAACTACGCTGCAGCCAAGGCCGGTCTCATTGGACTAACCAAGACAACGGCCAGGGAGGTCGCTTCGCGCAATATCACCGTCAACGCCATCGCCCCTGGATTCATAGTGACCGATATTACCAGCGCCCTGCCCGATAAGGTGAAGGAGAGCATCCTCAGCCAAATACCCTTGCAGCGCTTCGGTGCTCCGCAAGAGGTGGCCGAGGCCGTAGCCTTCCTCGCTTCTGAGGCTGCAGGCTATATCACTGGGCAGGTCCTTAATGTTGACGGTGGCCTGGCTATGTAGGAACTGACGGAGGTAATGCGTATGGGACTGACCGACAGGATTAAAATGAACGTCGCCTTCATTTTCCCAGGACAAGGTTCACAACGGGTGGGGATGGGTAAAGACCTTTATGAGTCCTCTCCGGCAGCAAGAAGCATCTTCCAGCAGGCTGAGGAGATCCTTGGTATTGCCTTGTCCAAGCTTTGCTTCGAGGGTCCAGAGGAGGTTCTCAACGATACAATCAATACCCAGCCGGCGGTGTTCACCGCCAGCATCGCTTGTCTGGCCGCTTTGCGCGAGCGCCTGGGGTCGTTCAGCGAGCGTTTGACTCCTCTTTTTGTCGCCGGACATAGCCTCGGGGAGTACTCTGCTCTGGTAGCTGCCGGCTCACTCGATTTTGGGGATGCTTTGCGCCTGGTACGGGAAAGGGGACGCCTGATGAAGGAATCGGGAGAGGAGAAGCCAGGGGGGATGGCCGCGGTCGTCGGTCTGGATAATGGGATAGTAGATGAACTTTGTCGGGCAGCTAGCACAAAAGGAGTGATCTGTACAG
This genomic interval carries:
- the fabG gene encoding 3-oxoacyl-[acyl-carrier-protein] reductase, producing MGYEGKVALITGASRGIGRAIALKLASLGTKIGLNYHLSESAAKEVAGSIAAEGGEVILLQGDVSRAEEVERLTNRLLEKWGTMHILVNNAGIISDALLMRMSEEDWDSVLSTNLRGAFLCTRAVLRPMLKQRWGRIINISSVAGLKGNPGQANYAAAKAGLIGLTKTTAREVASRNITVNAIAPGFIVTDITSALPDKVKESILSQIPLQRFGAPQEVAEAVAFLASEAAGYITGQVLNVDGGLAM
- the fabD gene encoding ACP S-malonyltransferase — encoded protein: MGLTDRIKMNVAFIFPGQGSQRVGMGKDLYESSPAARSIFQQAEEILGIALSKLCFEGPEEVLNDTINTQPAVFTASIACLAALRERLGSFSERLTPLFVAGHSLGEYSALVAAGSLDFGDALRLVRERGRLMKESGEEKPGGMAAVVGLDNGIVDELCRAASTKGVICTANYNSPGQTVISGELAALREAMQLALARGARKVVCLAISIAAHSPLMRRASDQFAEAISRLRFREAEIPIVANITGKAITNVEDIQRELREQICYSVQWTRSVAEMLNAGVSTFIEVGPGQVLSGLVKRISKDTESLSLNDLKSIEAFSNRIKQQGFI